The following proteins come from a genomic window of Salvia hispanica cultivar TCC Black 2014 chromosome 4, UniMelb_Shisp_WGS_1.0, whole genome shotgun sequence:
- the LOC125221984 gene encoding casein kinase 1-like protein 9, producing MDNVVGGKFKLGRKIGCGSFGELFLGVNIQSGEEVAIKLESVKTKHPQLQYESRVYMILQGGTGIPNLKWFGVEGEYSIMVIDLLGPSLEDLFNYCNRKFSLKTVLMLADQLINRVEYMHSRGFLHRDIKPDNFLMGLGRKANQVYVIDFGLAKKYRDLQTHKHIPYRENKNLTGTARYASVNTHLGVEQSRRDDLESLGYVLMYFLRGSLPWQGLKAGTKKQKYDRISEKKMLTPIEVLCKSYPSEFISYFHYCRSLRFEDKPDYSYLKRLFRDLFIREGYQFDYVFDWTMLKYPQIGSSSRTRNIPGNPVTGPSGERPGRTSGQDLREKFSGAVEAFSRRNATSTGRYGEQSRHRTSEDAPSSMNVQPDSEKGRTSRNGSSSKRAAVSSTRPSSSGEAIDGRAGKLVPSGGRISTTQRIQPGAEQKPSSVFTRAAKGTRDDPLRSFEFLSIRK from the exons ATGGATAATGTTGTGGGCGGAAAATTTAAGCTTGGGAGGAAAATTGGGTGCGGTTCATTCGGTGAACTCTTTTTAG GCGTGAACATACAAAGTGGAGAAGAAGTAGCCATCAAGCTG GAGTCAGTGAAAACCAAGCACCCTCAGCTTCAGTACGAATCAAGAGTTTATATGATTCTCCAAGGAGGAA CTGGCATTCCCAACTTGAAATGGTTTGGAGTTGAGGGCGAATATAGTATTATGGTGATAGACCTTCTAGGGCCAAGTCTGGAAGATCTATTCAACTATTGTAACCGGAAGTTTTCCTTGAAAACAGTGTTAATGCTCGCAGATCAGCTT attaATAGAGTTGAGTACATGCACTCAAGAGGATTCCTTCACCGGGATATAAAGCCTGATAATTTTTTGATGGGCTTGGGTCGCAAAGCAAATCAG GTTTATGTCATTGACTTTGGTCTTGCCAAAAAGTATAGGGATCTTCAGACTCATAAGCACATACCCTATAG GGAAAATAAGAATCTCACTGGTACAGCTCGCTATGCCAGTGTCAATACACACCTTGGGGTTG AACAAAGCCGAAGGGACGATTTGGAATCTCTGGGTTATGTCCTAATGTACTTCCTGAGAGGCAG TCTCCCTTGGCAGGGATTAAAAGCTGGCACCAAAAAGCAGAAATATGACAGGATCAGTGAGAAGAAAATGTTAACTCCTATAGAG GTGCTGTGCAAATCATATCCATCAGAATTCATATCTTACTTTCACTATTGTCGGTCATTAAGATTCGAGGACAAGCCAGATTATTCTTATTTGAAGAGGCTATTCCGAGACCTATTTATTCGTGAAG GTTACCAATTTGACTATGTGTTTGACTGGACTATGTTGAAGTATCCACAAATTGGTTCAAGTTCCAGAACTAGG AATATCCCTGGTAATCCTGTTACTGGACCCTCTGGTGAAAGACCAGGTAGAACATCAG GGCAAGATCTTCGAGAAAAGTTCTCAGGTGCAGTCGAAGCTTTCTCTAGAAGAAATGCTACAAGTACTGGTCGGTATGGTGAACAGTCTAGACACAGGACATCTGAAGATGCACCTTCATCGATGAATGTG CAACCAGATTCAGAGAAGGGCCGCACATCGCGAAATGGCAGCTCTTCGAAGAGAGCAGCTGTTTCAAGTACCAGACCAAGCTCATCCGGTGAAGCCATTGATGGCCGCGCAGGCAAATTGGTCCCGAGTGGCGGTCGCATATCAACCACGCAAAGAATTCAACCTGGTGCTGAGCAGAAACCATCATCAGTCTTCACTCGCGCAGCTAAAGGCACTCGTGATGATCCCTTACGGAGCTTTGAGTTCCTCTCTATCAGGAAGTAA
- the LOC125218648 gene encoding uncharacterized protein At1g03900, whose amino-acid sequence MSYDDDQETFEHTLLVVREVAVYKIPPRPTSGGYKCGEWLQSDKIWSGRLRVVSCHARCEIRLEDPNSGDLFAACFVNPGQRDAAVEPVLDSSRYFVLRIEDGRGKHAFIGLGFSERNEAFDFNVALSDHEKYVKRDGDKEASAGTGGAEVGDEGQIDIHPAVNHRLKEGETIRINVKNKPASGAGMLSTAVAKPKALGLAPPPAGAVKIRSPLPPPPNDPVAARLGGGHGSALNVAQDNSRHSSDALSDLSQLEKSLPSSGGSGTPQTSAAGWAAF is encoded by the exons ATGTCGTACGACGACGACCAGGAGACCTTCGAGCACACCCTCCTCGTCGTCCGCGAAGTCGCCGTCTACAAGATCCCTCCCCGCCCCACCAGCGGCGGCTACAAGTGCGGCGAGTGGCTCCAGTCCGACAAGATCTGGTCCGGCCGCCTCCGCGTCGTCTCCTGCCATGCTCGCTGCGAGATCCGCCTCGAGGACCCCAATTCCGGCGACCTCTTCGCCGCCTGCTTCGTCAATCCCGGCCAGCGCGACGCCGCCGTCGAGCCCGTCCTCGATTCCTCGCGCTACTTCGTGCTAAGGATCGAGGATGGGCGCGGGAAGCACGCCTTCATAGGGCTCGGGTTCAGTGAGAGGAATGAGGCGTTTGATTTCAATGTAGCGCTGTCGGATCACGAGAAGTATGTCAAGAGGGACGGGGATAAGGAGGCCAGCGCCGGCACCGGCGGCGCTGAGGTTGGGGATGAGGGGCAAATTGATATACATCCCGCTGTCAATCATAGGCTTAAG GAAGGGGAGACGATTCGGataaatgtgaaaaataaacctgcaagtggAGCAGGCATGCTTTCGACTGCAGTTGCAAAACCTAAAGCTCTAGGTCTTGCTCCCCCGCCTGCTGGAGCAGTCAAAATTAGgtctcctcttcctcctcctccaaatGATCCCGTTGCTGCTAGGCTGGGTGGCGGCCATGGCAGTGCTCTGAATGTTGCCCAAGATAATTCAAGGCACTCTAGTGATGCTCTGTCCGATCTTTCTCAACTTGAG AAGAGCCTTCCGTCGAGTGGCGGATCAGGGACTCCTCAAACCTCTGCAGCCGGCTGGGCAGCATTTTGA
- the LOC125218646 gene encoding dolichyl-diphosphooligosaccharide--protein glycosyltransferase subunit 2-like, translating into MARYLGLLLLAILVLAVSCESAVFSPVSESHRSAALELFSPADGSYGSLEETYEALKTFKVLGIEKKHDITTSSCASVAHTLKSTSSASKDYFHALRVNSILKCDLNSEAFRGTESKLKGSLNGANSLIDFYYSIGGLVLLKEHTPEVDVHLGDADRIFRSIKALGQSDGRWRLNSNNPESSNNAAGIALEALAGVISLATPQIDNSLITTLKNDVLKLFDGIERYDDGTYYFDEKHVGALGHQSPLSASASVVRGITAVAAVTSENLNLPGDKILGLAKFFLGVGIPGSAQDLYHQIDALSCLENIRESTPLILSLPATVISVTKKDQLKVRVSTVLGSPAPTLSVRLIQIFVSGSKDASVIDQKLKFDAVSGMHVLETLPKNIDVGSYVFSFEIVFDNPEHKKAYVTGGRTRVLVHITGVIKIGNAEIVILDSDHGSIETQKKLTLPGSNDVTLSANHLQKLRLSFDLTTPSGNAFKPHQAFLKLRHESGVDHIFLVGNSGKKFEIILDFLGLVEKFFYLSGRYDIQLTVGDSGMENSFLQHLGYVELDLPDAPEKAAHPPPQPVDPYSRYGPKPEIAHIFRAPEKRPSKELSLVFLGLVLVPFFGFLAGLVQLRANLKNFPKATVPSTFALLFHLGIAAVLALYALFWLKLDLFTTLKALGLLGMFLMFVGHKTLSHLASTSSKLKST; encoded by the exons ATGGCGCGATATTTAGGATTACTGCTATTAGCGATTTTGGTGCTCGCCGTGAGCTGTGAATCGGCCGTCTTCAGCCCGGTTTCGGAATCTCATCGATCTGCGGCATTGGAGCTCTTTTCTCCTGCTGATGGATCTTATGGCAG TTTGGAGGAGACATATGAGGCTTTAAAGACGTTTAAGGTTCTTGGGATTGAAAAGAAGCATGATATAACAACTTCATCCTGTGCTTCTGTGGCGCACACCTTAAAGTCTACTTCTTCAGCCTCAAAGGATTATTTCCATGCACTAAGAGTTAACAGCATACTGAAGTGTGACCTCAATAGTGAGGCTTTTCGG GGAACTGAGTCTAAACTTAAGGGCTCTCTAAATGGTGCCAATTCGCTTATTGATTTTTACTATTCTATTGGAGGATTAGTGCTTTTGAAG GAACATACGCCTGAAGTGGATGTTCATCTCGGAGATGCTGATAGAATTTTTCGCTCGATAAAG GCTCTTGGTCAGAGTGATGGAAGGTGGCGTCTTAATTCCAACAATCCAGAGTCTAGTAACAATGCTGCTG GGATAGCACTTGAAGCCCTGGCTGGAGTTATTTCTTTAGCAACTCCTCAGATTGACAATTCCCTG ATTACAACGCTGAAAAATGACGTCCTGAAGCTCTTTGACGGCATTGAAAGATACG ATGATGGAACTTATTACTTTGATGAGAAACATGTCGGTGCACTGGGACATCAGAGTCCTCTTTCAGCCTCTGCTTCAGTAGTCCGTGGAATCACAGCTGTTGCAGCAGTCACAtctgaaaatttgaat CTTCCTGGAGATAAAATTTTGGGCTTGGCAAAATTCTTCCTCGGTGTTGGAATTCCGGGAAGTGCCCAAGATTTGTATCACCAAATTGATGCTTTGAGTTGCTTGGAAAACATTAG GGAATCCACTCCTCTGATTTTATCTCTGCCAGCTACTGTCATTTCAGTCACCAAGAAAGATCAACTTAAG GTTCGGGTCAGCACTGTATTGGGTTCTCCAGCTCCTACTCTGTCAGTCAGGCTCATTCAGATTTTTGTCTCTGGTTCAAAAGATGCTTCTGTCATTGACCAG AAGCTAAAATTCGATGCAGTCAGTGGAATGCATGTCTTGGAAACGTTGccaaaaaatattgatgttGGAAGctatgttttttcttttgag ATTGTATTTGACAACCCAGAACATAAGAAAGCCTATGTGACTGGTGGGCGAACTAGAGTGCTTGTTCATATAACCGGGGTTATCAAGATTGGCAATGCAGAGATTGTTATACTTGACAGTGACCATGGAAGTATAGAGACTCAGAAAAA GCTAACATTACCAGGCAGCAATGATGTTACTTTATCAGCTAATCATCTCCAGAAGTTGAGGCTATCCTTTGACCTAACCACTCCTTCTGGAAATGCTTTCAAGCCCCACCAG GCGTTCCTCAAGTTGCGACATGAAAGTGGAGTTGATCACATCTTCTTGGTGGGAAATTCAGGGAAGAAGTTTGAGATAATACTA GATTTCCTGGGGCTAGTTGAAAAGTTTTTCTACCTATCTGGTAGATACGATATCCAACTTACAGTTGGAGACTCTGGCATG GAGAATTCTTTCTTGCAACATCTGGGCTATGTAGAATTAGATCTCCCTGATGCACCTGAAAAGGCCGCCCATCCTCCTCCACAACCTGTTGACCCATACTCCAGATATGGGCCTAAGCCAGAGATTGCTCACATATTCAGGGCTCCAGAAAAGCGTCCCTCTAAGGAGCTTTCTCTTGTTTTCTTGGGCCTTGTACTCGTACCATTTTTCGGTTTCTTGGCTGGG CTCGTTCAGCTTCGTGCCAACCTCAAGAATTTCCCCAAAGCAACTGTCCCTTCAACTTTTGCCCTTCTCTTCCACCTGGGAATTGCAGCAGTTCTGGCACTCTATGCATTGTTTTGGTTAAAG TTGGACCTATTTACCACACTGAAGGCACTCGGCTTATTGGGAATGTTCTTGATGTTTGTTGGGCACAAGACACTATCTCATCTTGCATCCACTTCGTCCAAGTTAAAATCTACGTGA